One Trichormus variabilis 0441 genomic window, CGGAATAAAATGTATACTAGGGATATGTCAGTTTAAAAGACTTTATATTGAAAAAGAGAAACTTTATCTGACATATAAAACAAACTTGGTTTTTGCAGCATGAGTTTTAACATTATGAATATACGCTGTGAAACTGCTACAGATTATTTAGCTATTTCCGAAGTTAATAATTTAGCTTTTGGTCAAGAAAATGAATCGCAGCTAATTGATAAAATTCGGATTTCTGAGTTTTATATTCCAGAGTTATCATTAATTGCCGAAGTTAACCATACTGTAGTTGGTCATATTCTTTTTAGCTATATTGAGTTAGCAGGAGAAGAAAAAATACAAGTGCTTGGATTAGCACCTATGGCTGTGCATCCTGAATTTCAAAGACAAGGAATTGGCAGCGCCCTAGTCAAAGCGGGATTAGAAAAAGCAGATGCAAGAGGAGAAAGTTTAGTTATTGTATTAGGGCATCCACAGTTTTATTCTCGTTTTGGTTTCGTGCCGTCAGTTAATTATAAAATTGCTAGTCCTTTTCCAGTACCAGACGATGTATTTATGGTCAAAACACTACGAAGTTATCAAGATAAATATCAAGGAAAGGTTATTTATCCACCTGCTTTTTCCCATGTTTAAGTAAATAGGTGGGTAATGCCCACCTAAGAGAACATTAACCCATCAGAATTACAGTATCGATGACGTGAATTATACCGTTATCTGCTTCAATATCTGCGGCTAAAACTGTGGCATTTTTCACCTCAAAACCATCAGCACAATCAATTTTAATCGGTGAACCTTCCACGGATGTAACTGTGCCAAGTTTTGCTAAATCAGCCTGCTTCAGCTTGCCAGGTACCACATGATACGTTAATATTCTCGTTAATTGGGGAATATTCTGCACCAAAGTTTGTATAGTTCCTGGGGGTAACTTAGCAAAAGCATCGTCGTTTGGTGCGAAAACAGTAAACGGCCCTGGACTTTTTAAAGTTTCTACTAAACCAGCAGCTTGTACAGCTGTCACCAGAGTTTTAAAACTATCTGCACTAACTGCAATATCAACAATATCAGCCATCTGTTTCACCTCAATCTCTGCCAAGAATTTTAAATTATATTAAAACTGTTTTAATTTTTATCACAAAGTTTGTTTAAAAACATGACATTCAGATAATCCATATCTCAGCCGACTTGTGGAAGCTGTTCTATGATAATTATCGAAAAATTCTGGCAGACAATTTATGAGTGAACGCAAGTATGCGATCGTGGGGACTGGTGCATTAGGCGGCTATTATGGTGCTAAATTGCAAAAAGCTGGTTCGGATGTTCATTTTTTACTCAAACGTGACTACGGAAAAGTCAGTCAAGATGGTTTATTGGTAGAGTCTAAAGACGGCAACTTTACCCTACCCCAAGTTAATGCTTATAGCGATGTGGCAAAGATGCCAA contains:
- a CDS encoding GNAT family N-acetyltransferase; translated protein: MNIRCETATDYLAISEVNNLAFGQENESQLIDKIRISEFYIPELSLIAEVNHTVVGHILFSYIELAGEEKIQVLGLAPMAVHPEFQRQGIGSALVKAGLEKADARGESLVIVLGHPQFYSRFGFVPSVNYKIASPFPVPDDVFMVKTLRSYQDKYQGKVIYPPAFSHV
- a CDS encoding fasciclin domain-containing protein produces the protein MADIVDIAVSADSFKTLVTAVQAAGLVETLKSPGPFTVFAPNDDAFAKLPPGTIQTLVQNIPQLTRILTYHVVPGKLKQADLAKLGTVTSVEGSPIKIDCADGFEVKNATVLAADIEADNGIIHVIDTVILMG